The DNA sequence TTATGTCAACCTAGTGATCTAGCTGTCGGAAGTGTGCTTATTTTTCTGTGCGTAAAACTGTATCATATGACCGCAACCTTTAATTTGGGTCAGTGTATCAACTTTAGTGCTATGATCTATGCTTGTTGTATTGATTCATAATGAgattaatatgttttctttactttttcgACTTGAGGTTGAATAGTTTCCATGAGGATATGTTCCTTGAAAGATTGCTTTGGTTTTTGGCCTTATTAGTTCTGCTTTAATTTGCTTAATCCTATAGTCACTAAGATTTGCATGTAACTATGTGCAGTCACTTAGTTACTCCGAGAATACGATCGCCTCCCTTGGTCTCTTATGAGGATTTGCATCCTTCTGTTGGAGTTGAAGAGTAAGTTCTGAGTTCAACTTTTTGTGCGTGCGTGTTTGAGTGTGAAGTGATTCGGTGACATTTAAACTGTTAACCTTTTGTTTGAGGTTGAAAAGTTTCCATGAGGATACGCTTCTTGAAAGACTGCTTTGATTTTTGGCCTTATTAGTTGTGGTTAATTTACTTAATCCTATGGCCACTTAGATTTGCTTGTAAATATATGCAGTCGCTTAGTTTCTCCAAGAATACGATCGCCTCCCTTGGTCTCTTATGAGGATTTGCATCCTGCTGTTGGAATTGAAGAGTAAGTTCTAACTTCAACTCTTTGTGTGTGCTTGTTTGAGTGTGAGATGATTCGGTGACAATTAAACTGTTAACGTTCTGATGAAAACCATCTTTTGTACGCTATCATAACACTGTCATGTACAGTACTTGGGAAACTATGTTTTGGGCTAGCACGTAATAGTTCAGCTACATTATCTCCAAAAATACTGGTCCCTTTATGTTTGCTTGTCTGCTCATTGCTATGGGATCAACATAGAAAATTAAAGTATTTTCCCCGTGaacatatttattttcttatatagGTACATgcttcattttttattaaagatgaTATGCATGGTTTCCTTTTGTGTGTTGCTTTTACACATGGCTTTAATCTGTAAGATAACTTATTCTATCCCACAGTTTTTTTTCTCGTAGTGATCTCTCTTTGAACAGGCTGTTGTTTTGTATATAGGCATGCACTTCCCTCTTCTGAAGTGGATAGTCGTCGGGAGTTACTTGATCATACTGAATTGCGGGCTCCTCAAGAACCTTCTCTAGTATCACCTTTTGATGGGTCTTATGGTACTGGTAGAAATTTTCCTCTGAAACATGACAATGGTCAAGTCCCGAAAAGAACAAGGTTCCCACTTTTACTATGTATGACTAATGAAGTTGTCCAATAAAATTCACATTTTCCTCGAGATTAAATTAACATATATTAGTAGACAATTAAAATTTTTGAGATTTGTGAAGACAATTGGGATTTACTATCTGTAGTCTGGGCATACAAAAATGATTAAGATTCATGTGCAATGCATAAGGAgagaaatagaggagttcttattttcttcttctatatAAATGGGACAGTTTCATTGTAAAGTTTATCCAAGTGGCTGTTTACTGTAAAGTGAAAGTGGATCTTTAcgtttggaaaaagaaaagttcaATGGAATTTGTCCACTTAAATCTGTTATTCTTAATGGCATTTTTATGGCATATGGCCGTTTGCATCCCCAGAAACAAGGTGGGAATATTCTGAGTGAATCTCATATGACCTTTTCTAGGCCTTCTGTATCTCCTGTTGGGTTCAATAGTAGATCAAATACCAGTTTTAGTACTCCTGATTCTCGGGTACACAAAAAGCCTTTGCAATCTGCAAGCAATACTATTTCTGAAGCTGCTGCAAGAAATTTGACCAGCGTCCCGGTGGCCAAAAGAACAAGGTCACCTCCTTTACTTCCCGAGGATCAAGTGTTTCACGGAAACTCTTATGCCACTCAAGATGGTACTGAACGGTAAAATTTTAGGTGTGTTGGTTTTTTTCTACATGCTTACTCAAGCTTGAGGTTTACTAAAGTATTTTTCCTGATGTCATTTGCAGAGAAATGCAAGCCAAAGCTAAGCGGTTAGCCCGGTTCAAGGTTGAATTAAGTAAAACTCCACAAAACAATCCTGATATTGTAGAGCCAGGGGTTTCTGCAAATCGACATGAGCAATCTAATGTTGAGAGGAACAAATTAGCTGCATATAAATCTACCGAACTGGCTACGGATGGTACTGATGGCAATGCTTTACCTGAAATTGAAGGCGTGGAGTCGTCTGGTATCATTATTGGGTTGTGCCCGGATATGTGTCCTGGTATGCCTCTCAACCATGATACACACTTATCTATGGCTCCTTATGCCTCAAGCATGACCACTTGATAAAATGTGGAGGAAAGTAGGACAGATGGCCGATAGTATTGACTGAAATATCGAGGGTCCGTAAATGAGGAAATATCAATGAAAGATTAATGCTCCACTTTTAGTAATTTATCTGTTGCTTTCTTTTGTGCTAGAAGAGTATGAGACATTCAGTCCTTTAATCTAACTAAGTTTTCCTTAATATTTCAGAGTCAGAAAGGGCAGAACGAGAAAGGAAAGGGGATCTTGATCAATATGAGCGCTTGGATGGGGATAGAAATCAAACCAGCATGTCCCTTGCTGTTAAAAAGGTATTCTGTGTGCTATCCCCTCACCCCCCACCCACACGTGCCCCTGCCCCCTCTTCAGGAAATTACTTCATTAATAAGATGAAGCATGATGGATGTTCAATGTCATTTGTATGCAGTATAACAGAACAGCTGAGCGAGATGCAAACCTGATACGACCAATGCCGATCCTGCAGAGGACAATTGATTATTTGCTCAATTTGCTTGATGAGCCATACAATGATAGGTTTCTTAGCACATACAACTTCCTATGGGATCGAATGCGAGCAATTCGAATGGACTTGAGAATGCAGCACATTTTTAACCAAGAGGCTATTACTATGCTGGAGCAAATGGTGAGTCATCTCCTCTATACTTTTCTTCCTGTTTGCTGATATGCTATTTGTTTAACATAACTCGTAATTATCAACTTTAACTGTGAAGAAAATGTGCGGACATGTTTTTATTATGAAAGGAGTGAGGATGATGGGATAGCAAAATTCTCTTATTCTTATGGGCTCTTCCTCATAGTTTTCTGAGGTCCTTTTCATCATCTAGTTTCAAGCTGTATAAAAAAGACTGGTTAAATTATTCTTATGTgctcatgtttttttttctctttgttttgaacTTATGATAAGTAACTCGGAAACTCCTCTTTACCTTTATATGTATTTCACATATACACTATCTcagcatttttttcttcttcaaggatatgcatctggttggtgataagtACAAAGCACTGATTGTTATGCATTGAGTTTCAGATAAGACTTCACATAATTGTCATGCATGAATTATGTGAATACTCAAGAGGAGAGGGCTTTTCTGAGGGATTTGATGCACACCTCAATATTGAACAGATGAATAAAACATCTGTTGAATTGTTCCAATTGTATGATGATCACAGAAAGAAAGGAATAAACATTCCTACGGAAAAAGAGTTTCGAGGTTACTATGCCCTTCTCAAGCTGGACAAGCATCCTGGGTACATGGTAAGGTCTCCTGCAGTAGTCACTCTGTTGTACTCGGTTCATTTTGTTGGTGTCTAAAGTGTCGGGATTCCTGCTAGGTTGAACCTGCAGAGCTCTCACTTGATCTTGCAAAGATGACTCCAGAAATAAGACAAACTTCAGAGGTGCTATTTGCGCGTGATGTAGCCAGGTAATCATTTCCTTCAAATggattttctgattttggtGTAAACtgaattttaatataaattgatttccTCTTGCAGAGCTTGCAGAACTGGTAATTTTATAGCTTTCTTTCGACTTGCGAGGAAAGCAAGTTACCTCCAAGCTTGCCTAATGCATGCACACTTCTCAAAGGTATGATTAAATTTCTTAGTTTGTGGTATTGCTTCAAAATGGGGATCTTTGACCCCACAAAGAATAAATAAGACTGCTCTATCTACCAGAGAAGCATTCAGTTGCTAAGGTTGCAAGTACTGTAAAATGCAGTATGTGCTGTGATTTTAGAAACTTGCTGAGCTAGATAGACGGAAACATTTTAAAGATTTTGTATTTTCCCTTCCAGCTGTATCAATCACATATTTATGTTCATCTGTGACATTCAGGGGAAATGTTGTGAGCATTAGTTTGAACAATGTGTCATCAAGAGTGTAGGcttaaaagaatttgaagtctccattATTCTTATGCTATTGTAGAGTTTTACTTTTCTGCTGCTAAATATagattatttttagaataaggTATACCTAGGGTTTTCTAAGTGGTTTCTTCGAGCTTAAGCGTTTAAGATTTTTGCTTGGTAGCTTTTCTTATGTAAAGAAGGGAAGAAGTTGCAAATCAATCTCATTGTACGCAGATGAAAATCTTTTGTGAATAGAAGACTTAGAAGTTTAGGTTGAACTTGATTAAAGCATGGTTACtgtgttttcttctctcttcctccttcACAGCACTGCTTTGCACTGTCTAGGGCCTAGGCTCTAATGATATTCATACGTAAGACCCAAGGCAGTAAGATTCGGCCATAGGGTCTCTTGTAACACCATAATAAACCGCTAATCTTCAGCTTGTGTATTTTACGTGTTGCTGCTGATGTTAGATTTGTACCTATAACTAACATTCTTTGCTGTTTTGACCAGTTACGAACGCAGGCACTTGCTTCTATACATGCAGGTCTCCAGAATAACCAAGGTCTCCCTATTGCAGATGCTGCCAAGTGGCTGGCAATGGAGGTATGTATTCTTTGGTTTGATGACAATTCCATTTTGGCACCCTGTGGGGAAGGGCGAAGTATTTTTACTTATCTTATGCTTCTTCTTTGATGGTTGAAATTAGGAAGATGAAATTGAAAGCCTTTCAGAGTATCACGGGTTTGCAATAAAGTCATTCCAAGAGCCATATATTGTGAAGGAAGGCCCATTTCTCAATGGTGATGAGGATTATCCTACCAAGTGTTCTAAACTGGTCGATATGAAAAAGTCAAGAAGGATAGTCGAGGATGTTTTGGGTTCTAGTCAAGTCATATCCTTGTCTTCTGAAGCAACAAAAGAAATTCTGATGACTAAGACAAAGAAGCCTGAACCAAAAAATATTTCATATGCTGAAAAGGAAAGTCCCGCTTGTCATGTCCCAGTCATTGAAGTAACAAAATCTGTTAGTGAAGTTGATGAAaaaaggcctaattttgaagtTGTTTCATCCCCAAGAGATATCAGACAAAAGAAGCAAATGATTCAAGCACCAATTTTTTCATCTCCAGAAGATGTCAGACAAAAGCAGCAAATGATTCAAATACCAATTTTTCATCAATACAGTGAAGGTCCCCGTAGGGCATCTGCTGTGTCTCCTTCCCTGCGGGCTTTCTCATCATTTACACCCCAGCCTGATAAagctgataccatgaagaagcCAAACTATGGTGCTCTTTTTAGTAACTCTCCAGAGGGACTCATGCATTCTGGAATGGAACAAATGCCATTGCAAATTGAGTCAAAAAAAGCTGTACAAGAGAGATCATCTGTTGGTACATATAGTTCCCGTTTGGAATATCCAGTTTTCCAAAATATGGTCACCGATAAGTTGGAAGACGAGGAACCTCCAGATCTCCATCAGGTAGATGAAAACAATGATGTTATGGAGAATTCTCAACAGGAAGAAATTGAGGAGGCAAAACTCAAATTGATACTAAGGTATTTAGCGTGTTGTACTTATTTGGCTGTATGTTAAGACATTGTTATCCAGTACCTTCATGTTCCCACTTTTTTCCTCATCAGATTATGGAAGCGACGTTCTCTGAAGCTAAGAGCACTGCGAGAGAAAAAGCAGTTAGCAGCAAATGCTGCATTGAATTCTTTATCATTGGGACCACCAATTCAACTCAAGACAGATGTAAgctttttcaatattttgaaGCTAATATGCCCGTGTGCTTTATCGtgccattttgtttttgtttgtgctTAGAAGATGATAGTTTAATCCTTCTTTGTGAGCTTAGGTCATTCAGATTTTAGAGATTTCCTTTCTTGTCTTGTTCATGCCGCTTGTGAAGCTGTAGTTGGGTGATTGTTGGTTCGAGTATGTTTCAATAGTTTCGTCAATGGAAGGATAactaaaaattttgattttagaGATTGTTTCTTTGTGTACTGCTGTCTTATTGGATTTCTTGTCCCATAATGTTCTTTTCTGACTTATTGAAGCATTGGTTCCTATAGGAGAATTGTTTTTACATCAGTTGGAACATAGTTTATTTGCTGAGAAGAAATCTAAGtgttatttttgtttcattttgtagcAACCAAGCACTTCTGGCGAGTTTGACATTGATCTCGTTTTGAGGGAGAGATATAAAAAGCATGGTCAGTCATGGTCAAGACTTAATGTTTCAGATGTAATAGCGGATATACTAGGCAGAAGAAACCTGGATGCTAGATGCCTATGCTGGAAAACTGTTGTATGTTCTCAGATGAACAATCTAGAAGGTGATGAACTGGGGCAGAGGAGCCATGTCTCAGGAGCAGCCCCCTGGTTGCTTTCAAAGCTCATGCCTTCGGCAAATGATGTGGACGATGATGATGAGGATCTTGTAATTTCATCCCCTGGTGTCTCAATATGGAAGAAATGGGTTCGTGACCAATCTGGTTCAGATCTGAACTGCTGTTTGTCTGTGGTCAAGGATGCAAGTTCTGATAATCCAAGTGAAAGTGTATCCGGTGCAAGTGCTATTTTGTTTCTTACATCTGAAAGCATCCCTTGGAAATTGCAAAAAGTCCATCTTCATAACCTTCTGATGTCAATACCTTATGGTTCCTGCTTGCCCCTTCTGATCTTAAGTGGCTCATACAAGAAAAATGTTGATGACTCCACTATTGTTGATAATTTGGGTCTCCATGACTTGGATAAGTCAAGAATAAGCAGCTTTCATGTTGTTCCGCTTGTAGAAAACCAGCAAATGGGACAATGGGATGGGTTTTTCAGTGACAACCGACTTAGGGAAGGGCTACGATGGCTTGCAAGTGAATCGCCCCTTCAACCCATTCTTCATCATGTGAAAACACGCGAACTCATTCTGACCTACTTGAATTCTTCATTGGACCCACTAGACAAAATGAAAGATTATGAAGTAGGTCCAGACCACTGTATCCTTGCCTTCAATGAAGCCTTGGATTGGTCACAGAAGAAAATTGCTGCTGCTGTGGAATCAAATCCATCCAGTTGGCCTTGCCCTGAGATTGCTTTGCTGGAGGAGTTCAGTGATGAGTACAGGTTTGTCAAGTGGTGCCTGCCAATTGTAGGATGGAGCTTATCGGAAAAAGTTGAACCGCTAATGTCGGCTCTAGGGGATTGTAGACTTCCAACGTTTCCCGACAGTATTTCGTGGCTGCCCAGATGTAATGCAGGAAATGAGATTGAAAACCTGAGAGATGAACTTGAAAATGGCTTGATTGAATACCTGACGCATTCAAGTACGATGATGGGACCTGCACTTGCTATAAAAGAGGCACATGTTATGCTACAAAGAAGCTGCCGACTTGAGCGCCAGGACTCGTGCTGCTATATAGTTCCGAATTGGGTTATGATCTTCCGACGAATTTTCAACTGGCGGTTAATGGGTTTAGCCAATGGGGCCTTCTCTTCAGCCTATGTCTTGGAGAGTCCTCATCTTAACACAGTTTTTGGAAACCTGGGTAAGTTGGGGCTTGAAGATACCGGACCTTCGCCCTGTTACCTTAATCAGCCGACTCTGGATGAAGTCATCGAAGTTGGGTGCGGCCCTCTTTCATCCCATAGAGGGCGGCCCTTGCTAGAATCTGGTCCAGCGCTTCCTGAAACATCTCCTGATGGTGAAATCCACGAGACCCCGAATGCAAATGACTGGATGGAGGATGAACAAAGTTTAGCGCACGATGGTGAAGCGGAAATAGAAAACGTATCCCACGAAAACGGGAGGTTGGAGAATGCTGGCAGAGAAATGGTGGTGACTGGAGAAGTGACCAAGGGAGCTGAAAATTTAAGCATATTGCTAGAGCAGTGTAACATGTTACAGAATGTGATAGACGAGAAGCTGTCCAtttatttctaattttctaACGATTTTTGTACGAATTTTCAAACGACTTGAGTTAATATACTTGAAATATAACCTTTAGATTTCCATCTTTCAACCACGGATGACTGTAGACCACATCCACCACGCGTGACACGGTCTCAGCCGTTGATGGTTTTGTACAACATAGCAGATCCGCTCTCATAAAAAGATTGCACCACGATTTGATTTGATGCACGACTGATGCTAGcatctcttttgctttcttggTTTACATTCATCGAATCTACAAGGACACAAACGGCATGCTTGCACCTAAACTTCAATCTTTTTCTACCTTTGGCCGCGGGTTCCCAAAAAAAGAAGGTGCTCTGCGTTGAACAGCACCATGATGGAGCACTTGTTTTCCAGTAATTGGCTGGCAATGTTTTCACTACACTTATAAACAAAGTAGTCGTGATTTTTTAGTATGCCCCGGTGTATCTTATATATTACTGCGTCTAGCTGTTAGTGCCctgataaaaaaaatcaataaccaATATCTATGTCCAAAAAACCCGATCTATAAGATACACCAGAGCATATTATAATTTTCGCAAAGTAGGCCACTCTTGCACTGAAGGTTCGGTCACTTGATGGGGAAATAAACAACATGAAAGACCCCACATTCAAAACAATCTCATACCTTCATCACATTATTGAATCCAATACCCAACATTATTGCTCAAAAAATCATCATCCAAATAACATCACACGTCTTCTCatctttaacaaaattaaacaagaTTCGAATATAAAACGCTATAATAGGAAGAGTAGGATTCTCTTTCCTTCCATTTCCTCCTATTTTAAACGGTTATGATTGAATCACGTCAACaccttatattgattttttacagaGAAAAAAAGTAACTGTGAGGGGAAGGCAGGGGAGGGAATAGATGGGGAGAGAATCAGCATTATAGAAAACGCAATATATTGCTCACAAGTATGTCATGCCTGAATCAGTTAAGAATCGAATTCATattacacagagagagagagagagagagagagagagagagagagagagggaacgCACAATATGTTGTATCTACAAATCATCAGTTTTAGGATATGACGAATTACAACGGAAGCTAAAGATTTTACAAGAGTACGTGAAATGCTCGCCCTGAATTTCGTGTAAAGGAATCTCCTGTATGTACCTCCTACATCAAATCTCATTTCCTCCCTCTCTCTACATTCTTGGATTAGCTGAAGGAGAATATGTTCTCCAGGCGTATCATATAGGTCAGAAACCGTGTCATTAGTGAGATTAGCAACGAAACCTAGAGACTAGAGATTAGCGTTCAGGGGAACTTCTTCTATTTCCAGAACCAATACTTCTGCTAACAGCTGAATGCACCACTAACCCACATCCTGCAGACAGAAAATTTTGAGTCAGGTATTTGAACAAAGGCATTGGTTTACTCTCCAAAAAATAAGCTTGTTACGATCAACTTAATTGGGATTGTATCAGATATAAAAGGACCAAAGGGAACATCGTGTAAAGAAGTACCACTTGAGAAAAATAACAAGGGGGCGTGTGGCAGCTCCGTCAATTCCCTTCAGTTCAACCACTGCAGTCAATGGAGGCAACATAACTGGATAGTTGATAGCATAATAGTCACAAAATGATATACGACAGCTTAACAGACATACCAactcaaagatctctgacatgTAGGAGATGGAACAACAATAGCTGGGCTTCGACTCATCGAAAGCACAAGCTGACAAGACTGTACTTCTGAGGAATCACTTCTCACAGAGCGGTAAACTTCCGACCCAGTGGTAACAGATGACTCTGAAGTTTTTCTCACTCGTGTTGCTGGCCTATTATTGGCCCCACTTGCTTCATCTGTAGCACCACCAGCAGACTGTAGCACGCACAATATAAAGTTGGTAAACGAGCCAAGCAGTTGAAAGTGTACATCGGAAAACAATGCCCTCTATAGCTAATATCCGATTATGCATGTTTCATTTGCAATAGCAGCAATATGATAGGAGTGTAACATGATTGCTCATATTCCTCCATTCCTTCGTGTTATAGATAATACCATCAGGCTAGTTGTAAATTTAAATCCTCTTCTGGGCATGGGCATATGTTATCCAGTTTCGGAAGTCACCCTGCTAAATCGTATGATAATAAATTAACCGCTTAAAACATGCAACTTTTCTATAGAAACCAAACAGAAACAAGGTACAACCTAATTATGGAAGCCCTAGGGACAACATATCCCACACCCAAGAATCTTACAGCATACCACTATAATTACCGATGAGAGTTCATACAGAGCAGGGGAATCAGCCTAAAGAAAATGTAACAAAATTAAGAGAAGGTTTACACAATTCGTACATTGGACAAGCCTTTGATGTGAACAATGATTATTGTTATATCATCTGTCCGGTTTTCATGTTCCAACCATAATTTGTATGATTCTCCAGCAATGGCAGCACATGCATCTCGAGGATCTGGATATCTTGCCGCCTGTATAAAGAATGGTGTCCGAATATTTGTGAGCAGGAAGGATAGTAATAGaaatgttaaaaattaaaaagagaaaaCCGTATgagatttttattctttttcgtGTGGCATTGATGCTAAATAATTACATATTTACAGAAAACTCTGTAGCGATACAGGATGAAATCCACATATATGTATTGGTCAATTACACAGGCAGAAGATGATATATGGACACAAAAGGGCAGTACCTCAAATTCTAACTGCTTGCAAACTGTAAAAGATCAAAAGACTAGCAGTTCATAGATGCTAAAGAGGAAAAATACGCAAGCTAACTTCTTGTTTTGGAATATTCTTTGGTACAAATACAACAACGTGACATTAATGATTCTAAATAAGCAACCAATAGCGCTACCATTAGTTTATATTGAGATCAGACTCAACAACCATAATGGATATACCAATGACTAGAAAGTTTTATCAACATTCTTCTACAACAATATTTGAAATCAACTTATCAACGTATCTGGAACTCCAAATAACAACTTATTTTCTAATGGCAATACAAGTTTCTTCCGCACTTTTTGCTTTTATATGTCGGGATTTAAGAGCTAACAAATCCCAATTTATCATAAACCATATGAACACAAGAGCATACAAACAATCGTTCTCCTTGGTCATTGTACAACACACAAGATGATGAACTATCAGTGAGATAACAAAAGCGGCAAAAGATCAATGAATTAGCATAATGAGACAATCAAAATCAATGCATCAATGACAAAATCAGTTGAACATCAATTAAAAGGATAACAAATAATGGAAGTATAGCTTTATTGCAGTCTATAAATGGTCAAAGTGACATACCATATTAACCACAGCTTGGCTTGAGAGAAACTCGAAAACTCCGTCACTTGCAACAACAAAGAAGAGATGATTAGGTGTCAGCTTAACTATTGACACCTCTGGAGTAGCAACCACACCAATCGTCTCAGCTGTACTATCACCTACACTCCTTGTAAACGCAGTTCCAGGATACATCCCTGCTGGAACCCACAACCTTGGAGGATCACCACCTTCACTCTCTTCATCACCCCACGACTGGATATCTGGATCCTTCAGCCCTTCCACTTGATCAACACTCAGAACTCTGGCCCCACACAGCTTCACTCTCTCACATTCGTCTTTCCTAAACGGCGTTTGGTCAGAAGACAAGTCCTCTGCAATAATTCTATTACCATCTTTCACTGCAATTACTGCTCTCGAATCACCCACATTTGCGACATAAAGGGTATCCCCAATAACAAGCACAGTTATCGCCGTAGTACCACTCATAGTATCATCAATCTCATTATTATGCAACTCATAATTCGTCGTTAGAAAAGCAGAATTGTAAGCTTTCACAGGGTCAGCTGACAATGTGGGATCATTCGCTAATATCTCTACTAACCTGTCCTTAACAAAATTAGAACACTGGGTACCCAATTGGCCATGCCCATCAAACACACCAAAGAAATGGATATTTGGGTTACCTTGGACTTGCGTTCTAACACAGAAACTGTCCTGGTTTTCCTTATCCGGCGAGTCGGGATAGTAACCTCGCTGCGTTAACAAAGAGTACTCTAAACGATAGTCGTGTGAAGGAACAGGGACGAATTCCAATGACCTCTCTGAGAGTATGTTCTTCCTCTGAGCGCTGTACGGACCAGCATCTCTGAAGTCCCGTAGATCTCCATCGGAAGACTGGGGGTACCGACCGCAACACTTGCCATGGACACAACCCATGGCTTCTATAAGGGAAAGAATCGAGATGAACAGAGCCAAGAAATTCAATTCCAGGCCAATTGCAGCCCGTGTTTGAGAAAATGCCTGAAAGAAACCAAGCGCGATTAGCTTCCAAAACGCAATTCTTGGTGCGAATGGCGAAATGGGTAGCCTTGGGATTCGACATTGTGGAGCTTGATGTGGTGACTCTGAGCAGAGCTCATGATTCAGAACCAGAATTTAGGCACGatgaataaaaccctaaaagcaaatgaactgagAAAATGGATCCCTGGGAGCAGTAACTACAGAGGATTAAGCTTCCCCAGATGATAATTTCAGGTGGGTTTTGTTTTCCACCCTGAAAGAAATGAACTTTCCGGGAAAATTCTCctcagaagagaaaaaaaatccgCCACCCAGAAACGATGTTCAACACAAAACCACAGAGCAACGCAAGGggaataaaaagttaaaaaggtGGAAACATTTTGGTGCTTCTGTGATCACACGCGCAACGGGGAATTGACACAGAAAACCGAGGACTTTGCAGTTTTTCAGATGGAAAAATACAAATTCTACTTTCTTTTCAGGGCGAAAGATCAGGGATCAAGAACTTAAGGATTCAAAAATGCGAAACCCTAAGAAAGGAAGAGTCCAAAGAAGATGGGGTCTTTCCGTGTCCCTGTGTCTCTCTGTGACTGAAAATGGTGACGAAATGGGGTTTCTttcaagagagagagggagggcaATGATATTCCATGTGTGCATGGGTGGGTTGAGTGTGTTAAAGAAACCCATGTCCCAAGAAATCGACCAAACCGTGTAAAAGGTTCTGTCcttttctgtaatttaatttctaaatatataaaaaaattatttattactACATTGTCAGAAAAAATTTGAGCTTGGTTCATCAACTTTGTACTGATTAGAGTTTTGATTATGAGAAATTTTAATGAGACTTTTTCAAAAGTAGGGttcattatatatttttgtcatctcatatttttaccataatgttttataatatttatACGGTAATTAAAGTTAAAATGTGAGATGGGAGAAAATCCATAAAAAAATCGCACTTTAAAACtcccttaacatttctctttgAATATTAAATCAAAATTGTTGTTTCACAattacctatgagacagataaggcaagtcaagacgacaccacactccgatacttagaagtttcgtgattacgagatcattctcccacaatatttcctaatgtcatttgtactaaatcattcacttgtactcactaaaggagagcttgaacctatgtacttgtgtaaacccttcacaattaatgagaactcttctattccgtggacgtagccaatctgggtgaaccacgtacatcttgtgtttgctttcctatctctatccatttatatactt is a window from the Malus domestica chromosome 16, GDT2T_hap1 genome containing:
- the LOC103403887 gene encoding SAC3 family protein B-like isoform X3, whose product is MYPGFSKASGPTGPPGSRPLFGNFGSGRPPSPSPPTNPPFSDAAPLRSPSRGPEALGPLAFERARSAASHPYPSEGVHRGPEAPGQLYSPPLGFGRVRPAASQPYPSAGVHRGPEAPGQLHSPHLAFERARPAASHSYPSAGVHRSTDSHPTWDGGQRSSFKNYDTQAHQRTSAVTSFVVSRNSGTSVTAKVSRFQDTEEIRSPPFLSKDVNFRNSTQGVPRSHLVTPRIRSPPLVSYEDLHPSVGVEDRLVSPRIRSPPLVSYEDLHPAVGIEEPSVSPVGFNSRSNTSFSTPDSRVHKKPLQSASNTISEAAARNLTSVPVAKRTRSPPLLPEDQVFHGNSYATQDGTEREMQAKAKRLARFKVELSKTPQNNPDIVEPGVSANRHEQSNVERNKLAAYKSTELATDGTDGNALPEIEGVESSGIIIGLCPDMCPESERAERERKGDLDQYERLDGDRNQTSMSLAVKKYNRTAERDANLIRPMPILQRTIDYLLNLLDEPYNDRFLSTYNFLWDRMRAIRMDLRMQHIFNQEAITMLEQMIRLHIIVMHELCEYSRGEGFSEGFDAHLNIEQMNKTSVELFQLYDDHRKKGINIPTEKEFRGYYALLKLDKHPGYMVEPAELSLDLAKMTPEIRQTSEVLFARDVARACRTGNFIAFFRLARKASYLQACLMHAHFSKLRTQALASIHAGLQNNQGLPIADAAKWLAMEEDEIESLSEYHGFAIKSFQEPYIVKEGPFLNGDEDYPTKCSKLVDMKKSRRIVEDVLGSSQVISLSSEATKEILMTKTKKPEPKNISYAEKESPACHVPVIEVTKSVSEVDEKRPNFEVVSSPRDIRQKKQMIQAPIFSSPEDVRQKQQMIQIPIFHQYSEGPRRASAVSPSLRAFSSFTPQPDKADTMKKPNYGALFSNSPEGLMHSGMEQMPLQIESKKAVQERSSVGTYSSRLEYPVFQNMVTDKLEDEEPPDLHQVDENNDVMENSQQEEIEEAKLKLILRLWKRRSLKLRALREKKQLAANAALNSLSLGPPIQLKTDQPSTSGEFDIDLVLRERYKKHGQSWSRLNVSDVIADILGRRNLDARCLCWKTVVCSQMNNLEGDELGQRSHVSGAAPWLLSKLMPSANDVDDDDEDLVISSPGVSIWKKWVRDQSGSDLNCCLSVVKDASSDNPSESVSGASAILFLTSESIPWKLQKVHLHNLLMSIPYGSCLPLLILSGSYKKNVDDSTIVDNLGLHDLDKSRISSFHVVPLVENQQMGQWDGFFSDNRLREGLRWLASESPLQPILHHVKTRELILTYLNSSLDPLDKMKDYEVGPDHCILAFNEALDWSQKKIAAAVESNPSSWPCPEIALLEEFSDEYRFVKWCLPIVGWSLSEKVEPLMSALGDCRLPTFPDSISWLPRCNAGNEIENLRDELENGLIEYLTHSSTMMGPALAIKEAHVMLQRSCRLERQDSCCYIVPNWVMIFRRIFNWRLMGLANGAFSSAYVLESPHLNTVFGNLGKLGLEDTGPSPCYLNQPTLDEVIEVGCGPLSSHRGRPLLESGPALPETSPDGEIHETPNANDWMEDEQSLAHDGEAEIENVSHENGRLENAGREMVVTGEVTKGAENLSILLEQCNMLQNVIDEKLSIYF